Proteins encoded together in one Thermococcus gammatolerans EJ3 window:
- a CDS encoding hydrogenase 3 maturation endopeptidase HyCI, producing MNLEELFQNAKRVVICGIGNDIRGDDAFGVLVAERLKELLDNPDVLVLNCGEVPENYTGKIANFKPDLVVFVDAVDFGGEVGEYITADPEGTLGEAISTHGLPLKFVTQFMKTMVKAEFVLIGCQPGSTGLFQEPSELIKKRAERLAELLAGILKRE from the coding sequence ATGAACCTCGAAGAACTCTTCCAGAATGCAAAAAGAGTTGTCATATGTGGAATCGGGAACGACATCAGGGGAGATGACGCCTTCGGCGTTCTGGTCGCGGAGAGGCTGAAGGAGTTGCTCGACAACCCCGACGTCCTCGTGCTGAACTGCGGGGAGGTTCCGGAGAACTACACTGGTAAGATAGCGAACTTTAAGCCCGACCTGGTGGTTTTCGTGGATGCTGTTGATTTCGGCGGTGAAGTCGGCGAGTACATCACAGCCGACCCGGAGGGAACGCTCGGCGAGGCAATATCGACGCACGGCCTTCCGCTGAAGTTCGTAACCCAGTTCATGAAGACGATGGTCAAGGCGGAGTTCGTGCTCATAGGCTGTCAGCCTGGTTCGACGGGCCTCTTCCAGGAGCCGAGCGAGCTGATAAAGAAGCGCGCCGAGAGATTAGCGGAACTGCTGGCGGGGATTCTAAAAAGGGAATAA
- the hypA gene encoding hydrogenase nickel incorporation protein HypA: MHEWALADAIVRTVLDYAQREGAKRVKAVRVVLGELQDVAEDIVKFAMEQMFAGTIAEGAEIIFEEEEAVFKCRNCGHTWKLKEVKDRFDERIKEDIHFIPEVVHAFLACPKCGSHDFEVVQGRGVYVAGIMIEKEGEA, encoded by the coding sequence ATGCACGAGTGGGCGCTGGCTGATGCCATAGTTAGGACAGTCCTGGACTACGCCCAGAGGGAGGGGGCAAAGAGGGTAAAGGCCGTTAGAGTAGTTCTCGGCGAACTCCAGGACGTTGCAGAAGATATCGTGAAGTTCGCTATGGAGCAGATGTTCGCGGGGACGATTGCCGAGGGGGCCGAGATAATCTTCGAGGAGGAAGAGGCCGTCTTCAAGTGCCGCAACTGCGGGCACACCTGGAAGCTCAAGGAGGTCAAGGACCGCTTCGACGAGCGCATAAAGGAGGACATCCACTTCATTCCTGAGGTCGTTCACGCCTTCCTTGCCTGCCCGAAGTGCGGAAGCCACGACTTTGAGGTCGTCCAGGGTAGGGGCGTTTACGTGGCTGGAATAATGATTGAGAAGGAGGGAGAGGCATGA
- a CDS encoding Mrp/NBP35 family ATP-binding protein yields the protein MIDPREIAINARLEKVKRIIPVVSGKGGVGKSLVSTTLALALAEKGHRVGLLDLDFHGASDHVILGFEPKEFPEEDRGVVPPTVHGIKFMTIAYYTEDRPTPLRGKEISDALIELLTITRWDELDYLVIDMPPGLGDQLLDVLRFLKRGEFLVVATPSKLALNVVEKLIQLLLEENHKVLGVVENMKLDEEEDVKKLAERHNVPYLVGIPFYPELDAKVGNVEELMKTEFAEKIRELAEKL from the coding sequence ATGATCGACCCGCGCGAGATAGCGATAAATGCGAGGCTTGAGAAGGTCAAGAGGATAATCCCCGTCGTCAGCGGAAAGGGCGGCGTTGGAAAATCGCTCGTCTCGACGACCCTCGCTTTGGCCCTGGCCGAGAAGGGTCATAGGGTCGGTCTGCTCGACCTCGACTTTCACGGGGCAAGTGACCACGTGATTCTCGGCTTCGAGCCGAAGGAGTTCCCGGAGGAGGACAGGGGCGTCGTCCCGCCTACCGTTCACGGGATAAAGTTCATGACGATAGCCTACTACACCGAGGACAGGCCGACACCGCTCCGCGGTAAGGAAATCAGCGACGCCCTCATCGAACTCCTGACGATAACGCGCTGGGATGAGCTCGACTACCTCGTCATTGACATGCCACCTGGACTCGGCGACCAGCTGTTGGATGTCCTCCGCTTCCTCAAGAGGGGTGAGTTCCTGGTCGTTGCAACCCCGTCGAAGCTCGCCCTCAACGTCGTGGAAAAGCTCATCCAGCTCCTTCTTGAGGAGAATCACAAAGTCCTCGGCGTCGTTGAGAACATGAAGCTCGATGAGGAGGAAGACGTCAAGAAGCTCGCAGAGCGCCACAACGTCCCATACCTTGTCGGCATACCGTTCTACCCAGAGCTTGACGCAAAGGTCGGCAACGTCGAGGAGCTCATGAAGACGGAGTTCGCGGAGAAGATAAGGGAGCTTGCTGAGAAGCTGTGA
- the mobA gene encoding molybdenum cofactor guanylyltransferase MobA: MIGAVLAGGRGKRFGGDKLLYRINGKPLILYTIERLETAKKIDEIILVASKDNAEKLEKLGYRVVVDNLLIGPMGGVYTALSLGDAFVVAGDMPLLVPEFVDFIISEFKKSGKTACVPRWENGYLEPLHAAYSSAFREVLEEKIKAGNYALNRAIREVNPCYLPIESLPEEWRESFFNVNTREDLGKLHKG; this comes from the coding sequence ATGATCGGAGCTGTCTTGGCGGGCGGAAGGGGAAAGCGGTTCGGGGGCGACAAGCTACTCTACAGAATCAACGGCAAGCCTTTGATTCTTTACACCATCGAGAGGCTTGAAACCGCTAAAAAGATAGACGAGATAATCTTAGTTGCTTCAAAGGACAACGCGGAGAAACTGGAAAAGCTCGGCTACCGCGTGGTCGTTGATAACCTGCTGATAGGCCCGATGGGAGGAGTTTACACGGCCCTAAGCCTCGGCGATGCCTTCGTCGTTGCCGGCGACATGCCCCTCCTCGTCCCCGAGTTCGTTGATTTCATCATATCCGAATTCAAGAAGAGCGGAAAAACTGCCTGCGTGCCGAGGTGGGAGAACGGCTACCTCGAACCCCTTCACGCCGCTTATTCCAGCGCTTTCCGCGAAGTCCTTGAGGAGAAGATAAAAGCCGGAAACTACGCCCTCAACAGGGCAATCCGTGAGGTCAATCCCTGCTACCTCCCGATAGAGTCCCTCCCCGAGGAGTGGCGCGAGAGCTTCTTCAACGTGAACACGAGGGAGGATTTGGGAAAATTGCACAAGGGATAA
- a CDS encoding NADH-quinone oxidoreductase subunit B family protein: MGRRLKSVWVYHVDAGSCNGCDIEVLDVLSPYYDLERLGVKVVPNPRHADALFITGPLTRQTRIALKKAYEAMPPKPRIVVAVGTCASSGGIFYNSYALYNTSPQRGRDRLRSGGPEMIVPIDMYIPGCPPSPEEILYGVAQLLGIKEKKMKGEYWIALPPKETPSKENEVEFRIPDRPIPLRYWLTLREELRRVIGYYDREAVLNDFMALVEKAFEDENPREKLHDLVTGYFLKEKDSRVKVAMRFLENEFWRLYDEYHSLGEALRKKYPVTAGV; encoded by the coding sequence ATGGGAAGAAGGCTCAAGTCGGTCTGGGTCTATCACGTTGATGCGGGCTCATGTAACGGCTGTGACATCGAGGTGCTCGATGTACTCAGCCCCTACTACGACCTCGAGAGGCTCGGTGTCAAGGTCGTCCCCAACCCGAGGCACGCGGATGCGCTCTTCATCACCGGTCCGCTTACAAGGCAAACGAGGATAGCGCTCAAGAAGGCCTACGAGGCTATGCCCCCCAAGCCGAGGATAGTGGTTGCCGTGGGTACGTGCGCCTCGAGCGGTGGAATCTTCTACAACAGCTACGCCCTCTACAACACCTCCCCCCAGCGCGGAAGAGACAGGCTCAGGAGCGGTGGGCCGGAGATGATAGTGCCGATAGACATGTACATCCCCGGCTGTCCGCCGAGTCCGGAGGAGATACTCTACGGCGTGGCCCAGCTCCTCGGCATCAAGGAGAAGAAGATGAAGGGCGAATACTGGATTGCGCTCCCGCCGAAGGAGACACCGAGCAAAGAGAACGAGGTCGAGTTCAGAATCCCCGACAGGCCGATACCGCTCCGCTACTGGCTCACCCTTCGCGAGGAGCTCAGGCGCGTCATAGGCTACTACGACAGGGAAGCGGTTCTCAACGACTTCATGGCGTTGGTCGAGAAGGCCTTCGAGGATGAGAACCCGAGGGAGAAGCTCCACGACCTCGTCACGGGATACTTCCTCAAGGAGAAGGACTCCAGGGTAAAGGTCGCCATGCGCTTCCTCGAAAACGAGTTCTGGAGGCTGTACGACGAGTATCACTCTCTCGGAGAGGCCCTCAGGAAGAAGTACCCCGTGACGGCGGGTGTCTGA
- the nikR gene encoding nickel-responsive transcriptional regulator NikR, which produces MGVVRFGVSIPEELLEKFDRIIEEKGYVNRSEAIRDLIRDFIVRHEWEVGDAEVAGTITMLYNHDEADVVKELLDLQHDYLDEIVSSIHVHMDEHNCLEVVIVKGKAKRIKEIADRLLSLKGVKHGKLVMTGTGRELV; this is translated from the coding sequence ATGGGCGTCGTAAGGTTCGGTGTGTCCATACCCGAGGAGCTCCTCGAGAAGTTCGACAGGATAATCGAGGAGAAGGGGTACGTAAACAGGAGCGAGGCAATAAGGGATCTCATCAGGGACTTCATAGTACGACACGAGTGGGAAGTGGGCGATGCGGAAGTCGCGGGGACTATAACGATGCTCTACAACCACGATGAGGCCGATGTCGTCAAGGAACTCCTCGATCTGCAGCACGACTACCTCGATGAAATAGTTTCGAGCATCCACGTCCACATGGACGAGCACAACTGCCTCGAAGTCGTCATCGTGAAGGGAAAGGCGAAGAGAATAAAGGAGATAGCCGACAGGTTGTTGAGCCTCAAGGGAGTTAAGCACGGAAAGCTCGTGATGACCGGAACGGGAAGAGAACTTGTGTGA